The following proteins come from a genomic window of Gimesia chilikensis:
- a CDS encoding NAD(P)H-dependent glycerol-3-phosphate dehydrogenase has product MTTKVAILGGGGMATACASLLTESPETAVSMWVRKPEVAEDINVHRENRRLLPGVKLPDAVHVTSDVDAAVKDADFLVIAIPTEFVRQALTTLKPHLKGETPVVSVIKGIERETFYRPSEIITDVLGPRPVVALGGPSHAEEIARRLPASVVAASGELDLARETQQLFSTDRFRVYTNLDIIGVELAGALKNVIAIAAGICDGGKYGDNAKSAIMTRGLVEMTLFGASFGAEPSTFSGLAGVGDLITTCMSPFGRNRSLGERLGRGETLQEILSSMEAVAEGVNTTRSVYNLAEQRGLEMPITTEIYRVLFEGKSPEDATQTLMTRPPREE; this is encoded by the coding sequence ATGACAACCAAAGTGGCAATTCTGGGTGGAGGCGGGATGGCGACCGCCTGTGCATCATTGCTCACAGAAAGCCCGGAGACAGCGGTCTCCATGTGGGTCCGTAAGCCGGAAGTCGCTGAAGATATCAACGTCCATCGGGAAAACCGCAGACTGCTGCCGGGAGTGAAGCTGCCTGACGCGGTGCATGTGACCTCAGACGTCGATGCAGCGGTGAAAGATGCCGATTTTCTGGTCATTGCGATTCCCACCGAATTTGTCAGACAGGCGCTGACCACCCTGAAACCGCACCTCAAAGGGGAAACGCCGGTCGTCAGTGTGATCAAGGGGATCGAGAGAGAGACTTTCTATCGTCCCAGCGAAATCATTACTGACGTGCTGGGACCGCGGCCCGTCGTGGCACTGGGAGGCCCCAGCCATGCGGAAGAAATCGCCCGTCGTCTGCCGGCCAGTGTCGTGGCTGCCAGCGGGGAACTTGATCTCGCCCGGGAGACTCAGCAGCTCTTCAGTACAGACCGCTTCCGAGTCTATACGAATCTGGACATCATCGGTGTCGAACTGGCCGGGGCACTCAAAAATGTAATCGCGATTGCAGCCGGAATCTGCGATGGGGGCAAATATGGCGACAACGCCAAGTCGGCCATTATGACACGCGGACTGGTAGAAATGACCCTGTTCGGAGCCTCTTTTGGTGCCGAACCGTCCACGTTTTCAGGTCTGGCTGGTGTTGGCGACCTGATCACAACCTGCATGAGTCCCTTTGGACGCAACCGGAGTCTGGGAGAACGGCTCGGCCGCGGCGAGACGCTGCAAGAGATTCTCAGCAGCATGGAAGCGGTCGCGGAGGGTGTCAACACGACTCGCAGCGTTTATAATCTGGCAGAACAGAGAGGGCTGGAAATGCCCATCACTACCGAGATCTATCGGGTGCTGTTTGAAGGCAAGTCACCCGAAGACGCCACCCAGACCCTGATGACACGCCCCCCACGTGAGGAATAA
- the rsmB gene encoding 16S rRNA (cytosine(967)-C(5))-methyltransferase RsmB, whose translation MWSDVVKKKNVWEDQSKSRPADELALPQYFRSARQLAFFLLEAYRTEDQFVADSLQQWSRRIDLSQQDRRLAMEISIGVIRRQLTLDTLIESQLTRPREKVEPALWTLLRTGVYQLVMLDQIPDHAAVSETVELAGKVGRERWKKLVNAILRSVGRLLTTDEVTEPQANAVPLSTQRFRCLTTDLFPDPKVDQAGYFSRAFSYPQSVMTDWLSRYDSQQVQSIAQWFNQRNTLYLRTNLLQNSRDELLNELRSAGIAVSPGAEPQSIRLENAVPLESLVGFDAGKFTIQDESAMAAGNLLSPQPDETVWDLCAAPGTKTTHLAELMFNRGTIVATDVSPDRLEKIEQNASRLGLTCIRTQLINTRGATLPEEQFDAILVDAPCSNSGVLGKRPEARWRLDEHSLQELQKIQQDLLQTALRQLKPEGRLVYSTCSFDPRENGELLKTVLTQFPERQIVQENLHLPGAPSDGGYQALVR comes from the coding sequence GTGTGGTCAGACGTCGTGAAGAAAAAAAACGTCTGGGAAGATCAATCAAAGTCCCGTCCGGCGGATGAGCTTGCGCTACCGCAATATTTTCGTTCCGCCCGGCAACTCGCCTTTTTTCTGCTGGAAGCGTATCGCACGGAGGATCAGTTTGTCGCTGATTCCCTGCAACAGTGGAGTCGACGGATCGATCTGTCGCAGCAGGACCGTCGCCTGGCAATGGAAATTAGCATTGGCGTGATCCGCCGCCAGTTGACACTGGATACACTGATTGAAAGCCAGCTCACACGCCCCCGCGAGAAGGTTGAGCCGGCACTCTGGACACTGCTCAGAACCGGCGTCTATCAGCTGGTGATGCTCGATCAGATCCCCGATCATGCTGCTGTTTCAGAAACCGTCGAACTGGCCGGCAAGGTTGGCAGGGAACGCTGGAAGAAGCTGGTGAATGCCATCCTGAGATCAGTGGGCAGACTGCTGACCACAGACGAAGTCACAGAGCCTCAGGCGAATGCAGTCCCGCTCAGCACACAGCGGTTTCGCTGTCTGACAACGGATCTGTTTCCGGATCCGAAAGTCGATCAGGCAGGATATTTTTCGCGGGCATTCAGCTATCCGCAATCCGTGATGACAGACTGGTTGTCGCGATATGACAGCCAGCAGGTTCAATCCATCGCGCAATGGTTCAACCAGCGAAATACCCTCTACCTGCGTACGAATCTGCTGCAGAACAGTCGGGATGAACTCTTGAACGAACTGCGGTCTGCAGGAATCGCAGTCAGCCCGGGAGCAGAGCCGCAATCAATTCGTCTCGAAAATGCAGTTCCGCTTGAGTCACTGGTCGGCTTTGATGCCGGTAAGTTTACCATCCAGGATGAATCGGCGATGGCGGCCGGTAACCTGCTCAGTCCGCAACCGGACGAAACGGTCTGGGATCTGTGTGCAGCCCCGGGAACGAAAACCACACATCTGGCAGAGCTGATGTTCAATCGGGGTACGATCGTCGCCACCGATGTCTCTCCGGACCGGCTGGAAAAAATCGAACAGAATGCATCTCGACTGGGGCTGACCTGCATTCGCACACAGTTGATCAACACCAGGGGGGCTACGCTGCCTGAAGAACAGTTCGATGCCATTCTGGTTGATGCTCCCTGTTCGAATTCAGGTGTGCTGGGGAAACGCCCTGAGGCCCGCTGGCGGCTGGATGAGCACTCTCTCCAGGAACTCCAGAAGATTCAGCAGGACTTACTGCAAACAGCCCTCAGACAGCTTAAGCCGGAAGGCCGGCTCGTGTATTCCACCTGCTCTTTTGACCCGCGGGAGAATGGTGAGTTGTTGAAAACAGTGTTAACCCAATTCCCGGAACGACAGATCGTCCAGGAGAACCTGCACCTGCCAGGAGCACCCAGCGATGGGGGATATCAGGCCCTCGTACGCTGA
- the aroA gene encoding 3-phosphoshikimate 1-carboxyvinyltransferase, whose product MSDTYQVQPVSGPLNGTVRPPGSKSITNRALIVAALAEGQTELTGVLDSRDTQVMIESLNRLGINVDHDPENCTVVVQGCGGQIPASEASLWLENSGTSIRFLTALCSVGQGEFQLDGNTRMRQRPIQDLIDALAQLGVDVSCESDTGCPPVRVKARGLLGGETAIAGNVSSQYLSALLMVTPAALGPTTITIQGEMVSRPYLDITLGVMAQFGVTIDRVQNDVWRILPQTYQRPGAYDIEPDASAASYFFAAAAITGGSVTVDGLNQDALQGDINFIRVLEDMGCNIKRDRNSITVHGKPLKGIDVDMNEISDTAQTLAAVALFAEGPTCIRNVAHIRHKETDRLSAIATELKRMGIQVEETDDSVTIHPGDIQPAVIETYDDHRMAMSFALVGLKVPGIQIADPGCTAKTYPRFFDDLERLCGQTS is encoded by the coding sequence ATGTCCGACACTTACCAGGTTCAACCAGTTTCCGGTCCGCTCAACGGGACTGTCAGACCACCCGGTTCCAAGAGCATCACTAATCGCGCGTTAATTGTCGCTGCCCTGGCAGAGGGACAGACTGAACTGACCGGCGTTCTGGACAGTCGCGATACCCAGGTGATGATCGAAAGCCTGAACCGACTGGGAATTAACGTCGATCACGATCCGGAAAATTGCACAGTCGTCGTTCAAGGCTGCGGGGGCCAGATCCCCGCCAGCGAAGCGTCACTCTGGCTGGAAAACAGTGGCACCAGTATCCGTTTTCTGACCGCACTCTGCTCGGTAGGGCAGGGGGAATTTCAGCTGGACGGTAACACACGCATGCGGCAGCGACCAATTCAGGATCTGATTGACGCCCTGGCACAGCTGGGAGTCGATGTTTCCTGTGAATCCGACACTGGTTGTCCGCCGGTCCGGGTAAAAGCCCGAGGATTGTTGGGCGGAGAAACGGCGATTGCCGGTAATGTCTCCAGTCAGTATCTGAGTGCCCTGTTGATGGTGACGCCAGCCGCACTGGGACCCACAACAATTACCATTCAGGGCGAGATGGTTTCGAGACCCTATCTGGATATCACCCTCGGTGTCATGGCGCAATTCGGTGTGACCATCGATCGAGTGCAGAATGATGTCTGGAGAATCCTGCCGCAAACTTATCAGCGACCCGGCGCCTATGATATTGAGCCGGATGCTTCCGCCGCGAGCTACTTTTTTGCAGCAGCTGCGATCACAGGCGGTTCAGTCACCGTGGATGGGCTCAACCAGGATGCCTTGCAGGGTGATATTAACTTCATCCGCGTTCTGGAAGACATGGGCTGTAACATCAAGCGGGACCGTAACAGCATTACGGTCCACGGGAAACCCTTAAAGGGCATTGATGTTGATATGAATGAAATCAGCGATACCGCCCAGACGCTCGCAGCAGTAGCTCTGTTTGCTGAGGGACCGACGTGTATCCGCAACGTAGCTCATATCCGACATAAGGAAACAGACCGTCTGTCTGCCATCGCGACAGAGTTGAAACGGATGGGGATTCAAGTCGAAGAAACGGATGACTCCGTGACCATTCATCCCGGTGATATTCAGCCGGCGGTGATTGAGACCTACGACGACCATCGGATGGCGATGAGCTTTGCCCTGGTGGGATTGAAGGTGCCCGGTATTCAGATTGCAGATCCCGGCTGTACTGCGAAAACTTATCCCCGGTTTTTTGACGACCTGGAACGGTTGTGTGGTCAGACGTCGTGA
- a CDS encoding DNA-directed RNA polymerase subunit alpha C-terminal domain-containing protein has translation MSVDELIDVKGVFNSTESVGYSDVEQLKRIVCSDQVSELNSEVQSLVKRIADGESSSALCARVGIALHLLGKHRQAVIELEKVTDNATAAFFHAVSLIALKRYDDADQQLEAAAKLGYDSIECSLRRAETRRLVSKLDEAESLLSSIAKDAAGRAEYSFQMGCIRSDRGDLYGAIEYFERAVDMDPRHSRAIFRLAGENASRGNDEDAIRLYEQSLSSPPFYLGAILNLGLLYEDMENYPAAAFCFRRILEADPTNEMAAMYLKDIEAADNMYYDEETARNEARMKQLLDRPVTDFELSVRSRNCLHAMDIHTLGDLTRVSENDLLAGKNFGQTSLDEIREMLSSFGLHIGQNLHEALGQDGGYAALPPELADNPVTEKPISDLGLSVRSRKCMSRLGIGTIGELLRRSPDELLASRNFGVTSLNEIREKLTEMNLKLRND, from the coding sequence GTGAGTGTCGACGAATTAATTGACGTAAAAGGTGTATTTAACAGCACTGAGAGTGTAGGCTACTCGGATGTCGAGCAATTGAAAAGAATTGTTTGCTCTGATCAGGTTTCAGAGCTCAACAGTGAAGTACAGTCGCTCGTCAAACGCATTGCAGACGGAGAAAGTTCTTCGGCACTGTGTGCCCGGGTCGGCATCGCCCTGCATCTACTGGGTAAGCATCGGCAGGCCGTAATCGAACTGGAAAAAGTCACGGATAACGCAACCGCTGCTTTTTTCCATGCCGTCTCGCTGATCGCTCTCAAACGTTATGACGATGCAGATCAACAGCTGGAAGCTGCTGCCAAGCTGGGTTATGACTCGATCGAATGCTCGCTGCGGCGTGCAGAAACCCGTCGTCTGGTCAGCAAGCTGGATGAAGCAGAATCGCTGCTCTCTTCCATCGCTAAAGATGCCGCTGGTCGTGCTGAGTACTCTTTCCAGATGGGTTGCATTCGGTCCGATCGTGGCGACCTGTATGGCGCAATTGAATACTTCGAACGTGCCGTCGACATGGATCCCCGTCATTCACGGGCCATCTTCCGTCTGGCTGGAGAAAACGCATCACGCGGAAACGACGAAGATGCGATTCGCCTGTATGAGCAGTCTCTCTCCAGCCCGCCGTTCTACCTGGGCGCGATCCTGAATCTGGGTCTGCTCTACGAAGACATGGAAAACTACCCGGCTGCCGCCTTCTGTTTCCGTCGAATTCTGGAAGCGGATCCAACCAACGAAATGGCAGCGATGTACCTCAAGGACATCGAAGCAGCCGACAACATGTACTACGACGAAGAGACCGCCCGCAACGAAGCCCGCATGAAGCAGCTGCTGGATCGTCCAGTCACCGACTTCGAACTCTCAGTCCGCAGCCGCAACTGTCTGCATGCGATGGACATTCACACTCTGGGTGATCTGACACGCGTCAGCGAAAACGATCTGCTGGCCGGTAAGAACTTCGGTCAGACCTCACTGGACGAAATTCGCGAGATGCTGTCTTCCTTCGGTCTGCACATCGGTCAGAACCTGCACGAGGCTCTGGGACAGGATGGCGGCTATGCTGCCCTGCCTCCGGAACTGGCAGACAACCCGGTTACCGAAAAGCCGATCTCCGATCTGGGGCTTTCCGTGCGTTCGCGAAAATGTATGTCGCGTCTCGGTATCGGCACCATTGGTGAGCTGCTGCGTCGCAGCCCGGACGAGCTGCTGGCCAGCCGTAACTTCGGTGTGACCTCGCTGAACGAAATTCGCGAGAAGCTGACCGAGATGAACCTCAAGCTGCGTAACGACTAG
- a CDS encoding ribose-phosphate diphosphokinase — MYDHLTLLSGRAHPKLAGEIAEYLGIRLASVELSNFPDGEISLKLNQNVRGRDVFIVQPTSPPVNDNLMELLILMDACRRASAERITAVIPYFGYARQDRKDSGRVPITSKLVANLINEAGADRVLAMDLHAAQIQGFFDTPVDHLYAAPILDRYFRSLNIPDKDLVVVSPDEGSIKRTLQHNNNIGGTLAIVDKRRKNALETQQANIIGGPIEGKIALLFDDMISTAGSIVGAVNVVKEHGAKEIYVGASHAVFCGPAIKSLSEAPIKEIVVTNSLPIPDQDKLSNLRTISIAPLLGEAIRRIHRNESVSHLFD; from the coding sequence ATGTATGACCATCTCACACTTCTCAGTGGACGAGCTCATCCCAAACTGGCCGGAGAAATTGCAGAATATCTCGGCATTCGACTGGCCTCAGTCGAATTATCAAATTTCCCGGATGGGGAAATCAGCCTGAAACTCAATCAAAATGTGCGGGGACGCGATGTTTTTATCGTGCAGCCCACTTCTCCGCCGGTCAATGATAACCTGATGGAACTGTTGATCCTGATGGATGCCTGTCGACGTGCGAGTGCAGAGCGTATCACCGCGGTCATTCCTTACTTTGGCTATGCCCGCCAGGACCGGAAAGACTCGGGACGCGTTCCGATTACCTCCAAACTGGTCGCCAACCTGATCAACGAAGCAGGCGCGGATCGCGTCCTGGCGATGGACCTGCATGCGGCCCAGATCCAGGGTTTCTTTGATACCCCCGTGGATCACCTGTATGCAGCTCCGATTCTCGATCGCTATTTCCGCAGCCTGAATATCCCCGATAAAGATCTGGTGGTCGTCAGCCCCGATGAAGGCAGTATCAAGCGGACACTGCAGCACAATAATAATATCGGGGGCACGCTGGCGATTGTGGATAAGCGCCGCAAGAACGCCCTGGAAACACAGCAGGCCAATATTATCGGTGGTCCGATCGAAGGCAAAATCGCCCTGCTGTTTGACGATATGATCTCCACGGCCGGTTCGATTGTGGGAGCCGTGAATGTGGTTAAAGAGCATGGTGCCAAAGAAATTTACGTTGGTGCTTCGCATGCTGTCTTCTGTGGACCGGCAATCAAGTCTCTCAGCGAAGCGCCGATCAAAGAGATTGTAGTGACCAACAGTCTGCCGATTCCCGATCAGGACAAGCTTTCGAATTTACGTACGATTTCGATTGCACCCCTGCTGGGAGAAGCCATTCGCCGAATACATCGCAATGAATCGGTCAGCCACCTGTTCGACTGA
- the rsfS gene encoding ribosome silencing factor produces MSSLERACLCARVCEQFKGQDIVVLDVTKITPLFDYFIITSATNQRQAHAIAEEIRVLMKQDHANRRNIEGKDSNWILGDYGDVVLHIFTDDARGLYDLERLWGDAPQLDWQSHKPADSQ; encoded by the coding sequence ATGTCGAGTCTGGAACGTGCCTGCCTGTGCGCCCGTGTCTGCGAGCAGTTTAAAGGTCAGGACATCGTGGTCCTCGACGTCACGAAAATCACCCCGCTGTTCGACTACTTCATCATCACCAGCGCGACCAACCAGCGGCAGGCCCATGCCATTGCCGAGGAAATCCGGGTCCTGATGAAGCAGGATCATGCGAATCGCCGCAACATCGAAGGCAAGGACAGCAATTGGATCCTGGGTGACTATGGCGACGTAGTGCTGCACATCTTCACCGATGATGCCCGCGGGCTGTACGACCTCGAGCGTCTCTGGGGGGATGCCCCCCAGCTGGACTGGCAGTCGCACAAACCCGCCGATTCGCAGTAA
- the argS gene encoding arginine--tRNA ligase — protein MNILAELRSRFEPVLTEWTDNPSSVIDMLKASQDPKFGDYQANFAMPLAARIPDLKPRDLAAQIVEKVDLSDFCEPLEIAGPGFINIKLKQDWLQEQTMQLVQDERLGVVAVEAPQKVVVDFSAPNVAKPMHVGHLRSTVIGDANYRVLKFLGHDVVGDNHIGDWGTQFGMIIFGYKHFLNEAAFQEEPVFELARLYRLVNQLSDYHASKNSLPQKEQEIEQLTEKLQTLEGSADQTDKKVQKQLKKLKAELETKQKALSSLQESLSQLEANEDLKSKATAFPDIARLAREETAKLHAGDAENNDLWKQFLPQCLDLIQGVYDRLDIHFDMTLGESFYQPMLADVVADLKQKGLATESQGAICVFMKGKEAPFIVQKQDGAFTYATTDLATIKYRAEELNADRILYVVDSRQSEHFELLFSTVKDWGYTDLELQHVSFGSVLGEDGRPIKTRAGDSVGLDSLLNEAIQRAYNIVSEIDDDKHDGPELSKEERKQIAEVVGLGGIKYADLKHNRESDYRFDWDKMLAKQGDTATYMQYAYARVNGIFRKGGIDREELRTHQQSLNLIEPTEIALAMKINRYSEILESVAAEARPNYLTNYLYELADLFSTFYDVCPVLKADDETVRTSRLLLSDLTARVVQNGLSLLGIRTCERM, from the coding sequence ATGAATATCCTCGCCGAACTGAGAAGCCGGTTTGAACCTGTATTAACTGAATGGACCGACAATCCCTCTTCGGTCATCGACATGCTCAAGGCCTCACAGGACCCCAAATTCGGGGACTACCAGGCGAACTTCGCGATGCCACTGGCAGCCAGAATTCCCGACCTGAAACCGCGGGACCTGGCCGCGCAAATCGTCGAAAAGGTGGACCTGTCTGATTTCTGTGAACCACTGGAAATTGCCGGCCCGGGTTTTATCAATATCAAGCTCAAGCAGGACTGGCTCCAGGAACAGACAATGCAGCTGGTTCAGGACGAACGATTAGGTGTCGTGGCTGTAGAAGCCCCCCAGAAGGTCGTCGTCGACTTCTCTGCCCCGAATGTTGCCAAACCGATGCACGTCGGTCACCTGAGAAGCACTGTGATCGGCGATGCCAACTACAGGGTCCTGAAATTCCTGGGACACGATGTTGTAGGCGACAACCACATCGGAGACTGGGGTACCCAGTTCGGGATGATCATTTTTGGCTACAAGCATTTTCTGAACGAAGCCGCTTTCCAGGAAGAGCCGGTTTTCGAATTAGCTCGACTTTATCGGCTGGTCAACCAGCTGTCGGATTACCACGCTTCCAAAAACTCTCTTCCGCAGAAGGAACAGGAAATCGAGCAGCTGACGGAAAAACTGCAGACGCTCGAAGGGTCTGCAGACCAGACCGACAAAAAGGTACAGAAACAGCTTAAAAAACTCAAAGCCGAATTGGAAACCAAGCAAAAAGCCCTCAGCTCACTGCAGGAAAGCCTCAGCCAGCTGGAAGCCAATGAAGACCTGAAAAGCAAGGCGACCGCCTTTCCGGATATCGCTCGACTGGCACGAGAAGAAACCGCGAAACTCCATGCCGGTGATGCCGAGAACAACGACCTGTGGAAACAGTTTCTCCCGCAGTGCCTCGATTTAATTCAGGGAGTCTATGACCGGCTCGACATTCACTTCGATATGACGCTGGGGGAAAGTTTTTACCAGCCCATGCTGGCGGATGTCGTTGCAGACTTGAAACAAAAAGGACTCGCCACCGAGAGCCAGGGAGCAATCTGTGTCTTCATGAAAGGTAAAGAGGCACCGTTCATCGTACAGAAACAGGATGGCGCCTTTACCTACGCCACTACTGATCTGGCTACCATCAAGTATCGAGCCGAAGAGCTCAATGCTGATCGAATCCTGTATGTCGTTGATTCCCGACAGAGTGAACACTTTGAACTACTGTTTTCCACCGTCAAAGACTGGGGCTACACTGATCTGGAACTGCAGCATGTCAGCTTCGGTTCAGTCTTAGGTGAAGATGGACGTCCAATTAAAACCAGAGCGGGAGACAGTGTTGGTCTGGACAGCCTACTTAATGAAGCGATTCAGCGAGCCTATAACATTGTTTCGGAAATTGACGATGACAAACATGACGGACCAGAGCTGAGCAAAGAAGAACGCAAACAAATCGCTGAGGTGGTAGGACTTGGTGGTATTAAATACGCTGACCTGAAGCACAACAGAGAGAGCGATTACAGATTCGATTGGGACAAAATGCTGGCCAAGCAGGGTGATACGGCCACCTACATGCAGTACGCTTATGCCCGGGTGAATGGCATCTTCCGCAAGGGAGGCATCGACAGAGAAGAACTGCGGACGCATCAGCAGTCTCTCAACCTGATCGAACCTACCGAAATCGCCCTGGCGATGAAAATCAACCGGTACTCTGAGATCCTGGAAAGTGTCGCCGCGGAAGCACGGCCCAACTACCTGACCAACTACCTCTACGAACTGGCTGACCTCTTCAGTACCTTCTATGACGTCTGCCCCGTGTTAAAGGCTGACGATGAGACTGTCAGAACGAGCCGACTGCTGCTCTCCGATCTGACCGCCCGGGTCGTTCAGAATGGCCTGTCACTCCTGGGGATCAGAACCTGCGAGCGAATGTGA
- a CDS encoding SDR family oxidoreductase, with translation MQKLIIGCGYVGREVARRWLEAGHDVAALTRSEANAQQFSDLGIQPVLGEITNPETLQGLPESETVLYAVGFDRSASQSRREVYVEGLAHALSVIKERTQQIIYLSSTSVYGQTAGEWVDETSACKPERENGQICLEAEQLFAQQKLLGEAAVEGNARAVILRLAGIYGPGRLLARMEQIKAGEPLAGRPDAWLNLIHLDDIVQTILRCDGDLQLASHYLVSDSRPVTRQEYYETLAQLLEAPQPRLATGEAADVKSKSTRPNSTERAAGVNKRCNNKRLREELGVELQYPSIWEGLSQAIKNT, from the coding sequence ATGCAAAAACTGATCATTGGTTGCGGATATGTAGGGCGGGAAGTGGCTCGTCGATGGCTGGAAGCGGGGCACGATGTGGCTGCACTCACGCGCTCGGAAGCAAACGCACAGCAGTTTTCCGATCTGGGAATTCAGCCTGTCTTGGGAGAGATCACAAATCCGGAAACGCTGCAGGGCCTCCCCGAGTCGGAAACCGTGTTGTATGCGGTGGGCTTTGATCGATCCGCGAGCCAGTCTCGACGCGAAGTCTACGTCGAAGGTCTCGCGCATGCCCTGTCAGTAATTAAAGAGCGTACACAGCAGATCATTTATCTCTCCAGTACCAGTGTCTATGGTCAGACGGCGGGGGAGTGGGTCGACGAGACCTCGGCATGCAAACCGGAGCGGGAGAACGGGCAGATCTGTCTGGAGGCAGAACAGTTGTTCGCCCAGCAGAAACTGCTCGGAGAAGCAGCTGTCGAGGGAAACGCGCGGGCTGTAATTCTCAGACTGGCAGGGATTTATGGTCCCGGGAGACTGCTGGCTCGAATGGAACAGATCAAAGCGGGAGAACCTCTGGCGGGCAGACCTGATGCCTGGCTGAATCTGATTCATCTGGATGACATCGTCCAGACAATTCTCCGCTGCGATGGAGACTTGCAGCTCGCTTCACATTATCTGGTGAGTGACAGCCGTCCCGTAACGCGTCAGGAATATTACGAAACCCTGGCTCAACTGCTCGAAGCACCTCAGCCCCGGCTTGCGACGGGAGAAGCGGCGGATGTGAAGTCAAAATCGACCCGCCCTAACAGCACTGAACGTGCTGCTGGTGTTAATAAACGTTGTAATAACAAAAGGTTACGCGAAGAACTGGGAGTGGAGTTGCAGTATCCCAGTATCTGGGAAGGGCTCTCTCAGGCGATTAAAAATACCTGA
- a CDS encoding NTP transferase domain-containing protein: MSAPAAVILAAGKSTRMKSELPKVLHPILGRPMIDYVLDAARAAGCEKIVVIVGHKAEEVKAALSHHPDVEFALQADQKGTGHAVMMSADNLAEHDGPVLVLAGDTPLLKGSSLSRLLEVQQQQNAACVVGTAITEANEGLGRIVRDTNGSFLRIVEQKDATPEEAAILEINTGCFAFDGRQLFKALNQVRPNNNQAEYYLTDCAEILLKDGETVLAETAFTIQEALGVNTQEQLAEVADILQQETA; encoded by the coding sequence GTGAGCGCTCCTGCTGCTGTGATCCTGGCCGCTGGTAAAAGTACCCGGATGAAATCTGAACTTCCCAAGGTCCTGCACCCGATTCTGGGGCGTCCCATGATTGATTATGTGCTGGACGCCGCCCGTGCTGCCGGCTGCGAAAAAATTGTAGTCATCGTGGGGCATAAAGCGGAAGAGGTCAAAGCAGCGCTGTCCCACCATCCGGATGTGGAGTTTGCTCTGCAGGCGGACCAGAAAGGAACGGGACATGCCGTGATGATGAGTGCCGATAATCTGGCCGAACATGACGGACCGGTTCTCGTACTCGCGGGGGATACACCACTGTTGAAAGGGAGTTCACTCTCGCGTCTGCTGGAAGTTCAGCAACAGCAGAATGCTGCCTGCGTAGTAGGGACTGCGATCACCGAAGCCAACGAAGGCCTCGGACGGATCGTCCGCGACACGAATGGTAGTTTCCTGCGGATCGTGGAACAGAAAGACGCGACCCCGGAAGAAGCCGCGATTCTTGAAATCAACACGGGCTGTTTTGCATTCGATGGCAGACAGTTATTCAAAGCTCTGAATCAGGTCAGACCGAATAACAATCAGGCCGAATACTATCTGACCGACTGTGCAGAAATTCTGCTCAAGGACGGGGAAACGGTCCTGGCAGAAACCGCTTTCACTATCCAGGAAGCACTGGGCGTCAATACCCAGGAACAGCTGGCCGAGGTCGCAGACATTCTGCAACAGGAAACGGCGTAA